Part of the Zea mays cultivar B73 chromosome 4, Zm-B73-REFERENCE-NAM-5.0, whole genome shotgun sequence genome is shown below.
TGCCATGTGGTGTTGAAAAATTCTTTTTCATCTTTTATTTGGCAATATGTTAGCATTATGACAAATAGATTGCGTAGTTCAAATGATGTTGCCCAATTAGTTGCTTCTTGATATGTGCGATACCACTCATTGTCATCGTCTAGTAATCCTCTAGCTGCGCAAGCCTCTTTAAAGGTTTGGTATAAAACACCATTATACGTTCGTATATCTTCATAGTTTTTAGCACCTTTAACAATCATTAGAAGCATTCTTAAATAGAATCTTTCACCTTCAGCAGGGTTTACATAATAGAGCCTTCCAAATTTGAAACCATGTTGTCTTTTCTTCCATTGTCTTTTTTCTCCATCCCAACGCCATTGTTTGGGAAACTCATAGTATGTTAATTCTTTTGCATCTTCATATTGCTTATTTGCATTAAACCATTCAGTTAGCATTGTCTTTCTATACTTTAGATCTTTAGCTATGTCTATCAATTTATCATTTGATTTCATCTTAATTATATTCATCAATGGTAGATGAACTGGCAGTCTTTCTATAGGTGGCCAATGGTAATGTATCTCGTATCCTAATAATCTCCAAAGAGCATCTTGCTCGCATATATATCTGCAGTCTAGATATTCTTGTATCTCATCTATAGTTTCTGCTTCTTTGTTTACATGTGATTCTTCTCCTTTTTGGATTTTTTTGAATATAACCTTTGCTCTATCAGGTCCTTTGTTTACATATTTGCATAAATATTTCAAGACTGTACTCTTGTTTACATATTCAACATTTATATGAGCTTGGTATCTTTTTAATAGTTTTAAATTATGTGGCACAACCCATTTGTTGTCTAAGTTGTGTTGTTCTCTTCTGATGAAAATCCCATTGTTCCTCCTTCGATATATTGTAAAGCCATTTTCAGAGAATGTAGTGTTTTCTTCAAAATCTTTGGGGTAAATTTTGGAGCATTTGCCTTTTTTCATGCATGGACAATTCCAATTTTTATCTCCGCACGGTCCATGCATCATATGTTCAGCAACAAGAGCATATCCCAAAGGATCTAACTCGGGATCTGGTATTTCAGCAGATATCCACGAATCTATTGTTTCTGTAGTTATTTCACAACCTTTCTTGTCTAACCAAATTAATGTGTGCACATGTGGTAGACCTCGTTTTTGGAATTCTATAGAATATAGTAGTGCTAGTACAAGGCCAAATACCTTTCCTGATTGTAAGTCATCCAAAAGTTGTTGTAGTTTCATATGAAAAACACGGACAATAATATCAGGTCTATCATTTGGATGCTCACCTGGTAATAAACATGTTGTTATTTTAGGCCATTTAGGGTTACAAGTGCATGTAATAAAAAGATCTGGTGGCCCATAGGCACAACAAATAGCAATGCCATCATGGTAATTTTGTATCATATACCGTTTTGATCCAACATGGCTAGATGGTAATAACACCTTTTTTCCTATTCGACTGGCGTCATATATTCCTTTTTCTACTGCATCAAAAATACCTTGTACATATTCAGCTCGTAATTTTGATTGATTTCTAACAATATAATCAAGCCTGTCTTCATCCTCCATTGCTCGACCGTCTACTACTACTTGTTTTGATAATCGGCCATAACATAACCAGGGATTAGGCTGATTAGGTCTATAGTGCACATGATATTTCAAAAATTCATGCAAAGTTACTCTATCTCTTTTGGAGTCATCTCTGTTTTGACTAATGTGTTGTCCATGGTATTTAATACCTAGTTGAAAGCCTCGTTCGCCATATGGAAATAGGAGCGGGTATTGTAGAGGCATATATGCTGGATGGAAAATAGATATCCTTTGAAGGCTATTTTGGTGTGTGCTAACAATGATGTCCCGTTTGTAGTTCTCAAGTGATAAATCACCTACAATCAGCATAGCTAATTCTTCCTGATGTGGCATCTCATATTGAATTCTATCAGTTTCGTCAGCGCCTACTATTCTAATGCTTACATCTATGCCTTTGTGTTCTTCGAGAAAATCACGAGCTTGGCGGAATATTTTTACTAATGGATTATATTCGTCGAGCATTTTTTTAGCCCTCTCACTATTTCTGGATCTATGTCTTGCTCACCTGGTTCTTCATTTGTTAGAGCCCTAATTCTATTTTCAATTTCATTCTTTGTATCAAAAATATATAGTTCTGCAAATTTGGGGCAATTGTCTGGTAAGGGTAGTAATGATCCTATTCGATGATGTATTTGGCCATTGACACGAAACACATATGGTCCCTCACCATCATTTATTTTTTTATCAATATTTCCCCCCATGGAAGTAAATGCAAACATGCTATTATATTGTCTTATTTTTTGTAGAAAATGTTTACATCTTGTGTCCATTTTTCGTTGTATTAATTCATTAAGAAAAGTTGGGGGTTCTTTATATTTTGGTATTCTGATTTTGCCATTTTTGCAGCAGTTCGAATATATTGGTTCCTGATTATTGTGTCTCGTCATGGATTTATTGCGTTCATTGAACCAGAAAATTGCATCGCAGTGTCTACATTTGTATTCTAGTTTACCAAGGTATGATCTGTCAGTGTATGATTCTTTCAGTTGCTGGATATACTCGGATGGGAAATCAACCATTCCATTATGGGAGTTCAAAAATCTTTGTATGCAGATCTTTTTGTTGGAGGGTTCACAGTTTTTAGACATCTTCCTCTTTCTAATCCTTTCACCGCGTCTTATTTTACTCTCTTCTCCAAAAAAGTTACTGCTCTGTAAGACTTGCtcacttctttttcttttcgtagGGTGGTCAATATCAATGCCTTGTTTATGACTTCTTATTATTTTCCCCATGTCTATATCCTATGTGATGGATGCATGGGTCCAAAAAGATAAAATGAAAATATACTGTTAGTAACCAATGAATTGTACAAAAAATATTATATGCAATGACTATACATTGAAATGCACACAACTAAATTAAAGCTATAGTTACATGCATAGTACAATTGAATGTTACAAATACTGCTTTTATTAGCCAGTGTTATGTCTTTATTTATACTAATGCTATTCACATACTATGGAGATTTAGACCATTGGAAATGCACTTTGTAATACTTAACTTGGTGTTCTAAAACATAAGATAGGTGTTCTGAAACATAAGATATGAAATTGCACTTGGTAATACTTAGTGTGGTGTTCTAAAACAGAAGAGAGGTGTTTTGAAATAGAAGAGAGGGTACATATTTGAGCATATGTAGAGCCCAGGTACCTCGCTCTACAACATCAAGGATTATCTTGTCATTCATAAGGTACGCCGCTCTACAACATCAAGGCTTATCTCGTCATTTAGATTATGTAGGCTATATGCAAATATTCGTTATACATTGGTTGGATTGCACCCAATATTCTACTTCTTGTTTAAATTTTTGATGCTTTCGTTCCAACCTTTATTTTTATACTTTCTCATAGTCTGTCATTGTTGATTGAAGGTCACTTTTAAGAGCTATTGTCATATTGATTTTCCTCATTATTTATCTTTTTTAGAGTTAAAGGCCCTTTCTTCAGTCTTTCACTATTAAGACACAATTTCATGTTGCAAAGATCTTCAATGGATGATATTGATGACGATATATAAGGGATATCACTCTTGAGCCACATAAGCTTGATGAAGAGATTGTTGAATCTAATCTTGAGCTTGAAGCAGACTTTGTACAATTTAAATATGATGATCGATCACAAAAGGTACTTCATTCTGTTGCCACAAACATGTTTAGCGACAAGGAGATGTGCTGCTAAGTCTGTTTTTACATGGAAGATGGGAAATGGACATAAACAGTGAACATGAAGAAGGGTGTGCTAGATGGAAAGGAAACCGGTCAAGCTGATTGAATAAGAAGAAGTCTCTTAACTACTATAAATCCATCCATGAAATGGAGAAGATTAATGCTAAGCCACTTCAAGAAAAAAGGTTGGGTCTAGTCGTTGTTGTCTCTATACTGGCAAAGGGAATGCGGAGATACATTTCGAGAAGAAAAAGGCAATGATATGGAGGTGTTTTGTCTTTCATTGATAAAAAATTAGAAATGAGCAGGTGATGAATGTCACATGAATATATTTAGCTATTTCAAATGGAAACCAACTTTGTTATTGTACTGGCTTTTGTTCATAATAAAAACACAGAAGGCAATGGAAAATCTACATGCAAATGTTTTGCTAAAGCTTTGATTCATACCTTTTTGTCTTTGATGATCCGGTTGTGACTATTCCTCTCCTTCCTTTTTTTTTACTTTTTTCTTCCTCAAGCTGGGTCTGGGTTAGCTATACGTCTCGGCAGTCACTTTCCTTTTTTTATATATGTGCGCTGTTGTGACTCTTCCtcttctttttctatttctactTTTTTTTCTTACCTTTATCTTTCCTATGTGGGTTCCACTCTGGCCGACATGTGCATGCACTTTCTTTTTTATATAGCTTTAGACCCTTTCAGCGTTTGCCACGTTTCAGTTTCTGGAGATTTCCAGAGGGGCCCTTGCTGTATGGATGTTATCTGACGGATGACATTGTATCAAAGGATAGATCAACGGTATATAAATATCATGGTGACGTGGATGCTCTCCCCAGCGGCGAAAGTGCGCTGCTTTCGTTTTAAAAGATAGGAATCGCCTCCGCCGGACTGGAGGTGACAACCGTCAAGTACTAAAGCAATGACAATATGGATAATACGTCTTCCCCTTTTTAAAGGGCTTGTTTAAGAGCAAGATTGATACAGACGATTGAGTGACTACttactattcaaaattgaatagtaaATAATTCTAACACTCTTAATCTCCTACATTATCCTTACTAATAAACAACCCTTAAGTTTATTCTAACTAAACATTTCTAACTTTaaccattaattttaaaattGCATATAGTAGTTCGCAACACGTGAAATATTATTATGAAATTATTCTACACATTGAAATCTAAACTATTAACCTTATGTTGTTTATCTATACAATCTTATTAAAATAATAATGGTTCAGACAGAAAAGTTTgatataaataaaagtaataatatgcATATAAAAAACAGTGATAATTGAGTTACCCGTTCAACTGGTTCCTTTTGACAGCGACACATTATATATATACTAGTCGGTTGTTCGTGCGTTGTGACGGCTCAAAACAATACTCGCGTAAACTATTCATAAAAagatttcaagattttttattgattttgtctccgctctccgcataatattttttgatttgactaactcatgttattgtttactctatCCAATAtatcttggtacaacacggtcaATGAAGGGAgcaattagaagagagttcacaacgactgaataAACGAAagagattatagaatgacataattccaccatacagagaccaaacaagaggaagtttgtgagttcaagtttctaaaataagtcacatgaactcaaacttataaaaaaagatagatcaaaatatggagtggttgctaaaCGGGATGCGCTCTATACAAATTAttgtacttcgtagcaattactaacatttaaaaccaacaaataactttttgttttactgttagtgtgacaaatcattgttgctttatccaattcagcaacttcaaacaccatggagtccattgcgccaatgtggtctcagaaacgacctaatgcttgtaaGAGCCAAGAACACAAGAGATGAGCACCCTGTGGTAGTGCCCGCATAGATCTtcaaatcctaacacatattttaCAGGATTCATGAGCCATCATCAGAATAACACAAACCATGTGCGgataataaataaagtattaacacacccaatttatgttcagtccttagcacaacaaaaaactaacacccaaaacaacagaggaacaacacaataatttttgTAATGACAGAAGGATGGGTTACAGGTACATAAAAGCGGTAGAAGCATACCGAGTCAACACCGTGGTAAGGAAAAGGCCATGTAGACAGGCGATGCCAAGCCATTGAATAGGTACCATAGACAGCAAATTAGTGACCctcatccctcgcctcccccacttctaaggtttcgtagagcagaaagggaagggaagaggcgagcatacatgttcattgccggagaaggacacgacaaaTACCTAGACATctagaggcgacataggtagtataccgctagatacatatagggagagagcaagcAAGCGaagaaagaagcccagccggagcagctccaaaccaagaGGCACTCGCACCAGGCAtcagtccgagaagggcgagagaatgcgactTTCGGTGTTTAATGTCCGACCGCACCCCCGGGggtaccctcgtggtgctttcGGGTAGGACGGTGTCATAGATCGTAACTCGATGGTTCGTGTCGTGGGCACGAGGAAGAGAGAGTCGggcgattttctacaggttcgagccgctttgaagggcgtaataccctacttcctggtgtggcttTATATGTATGGTGTGTTTACAAGTGGTGTCTCCTGAATGGAGAGAtgctaatgagatgaaaatgatggggttccccctaggccttatatacatgACCGTAGGGCACTCCCTGCGCACATGTTGATCACACTCTTCCAGCTTATCTCCTAGCTAATTGCGAACATACTTTGCTTATCCTGAGGAACACCCGGTGGCTCCGTTCCGAGCTATCCCTGGTGTGTGAGGACGTCGGGTGCGGGAAAAACGAACAGCTTCCACGGGATCATGCCTAATCCCACGAACGATCCGGACTTAAGCCATCGCCTTCTTGGGTcgacccatttcaactgtagtctTTGCCCGTCCCACGATGCGGCGACCTTGCAGGGCAACTAGCTTGTGGCCTCGAGCAGGGTTTTCGCCTTCtaatggacccgggggatatatgTCCCCCACAGCGACTAccttcccagccctggacccaCCGAGGCgacacaccaccaccaccaactccgtagcatatgcgaTTGTTGCCGCTCTACGggtcttggttgtccaatatcttagatctggactcatcatcaccaagataacctaagcgtggcaagCGCCACCGTGTCCTCCTTGGTGGCACGCAACGAAGAAAGGCTAGGAGGACTTGCTCTGTACCTGTATCGACGAGCATCGGTCGGCTCGCAGTTGTGACCGTGGGTGGGGGcagtaggttggggaggaagaatggggcgaaggccgggaagacgaacAAGACGTCCGACGACGGtgaaaacgatggtgcgcgcatgctgcgaaacgtcctcgtggacgtgcaatagccactgagCGGGTCGATGTCGGGGCTGGTGTcgcgaatacggggaggaggcctctgctcccacgccctctaccgagaatggggtggcgcagAGGCGGAGACATGAGGGGGAGAGAAATGAAGCATGATGGCAAACGAGGTGGCGACAACTGAggtgaggaccatcattatcgcgTGGAGGTATAAATGTCCAAATGGCCTGTGTCTGGCTGGCCGGCCCGAGGCACGGTCCATTTAATAGTGCACGGGCAAGCCCTGCACGAGcttcgtgtcgtgcttgggccgtagcctcaACCCGTACTGCTGGCccgacccgacacgattatatttttattttacaaaaattcgtatatacatatatacaatttatatttaaaATTAAAGCACCTAAGCATGATGTTCTGCTGGTTAGATGGCTTCACCTAGTGTCtctcgcccttcttccatcagggttcGAACCCCATCTCCTgcatcatttttaacattttacgatgATTTAACCAAATGGCCCGACGATCTAACGAGCTAGTTCAACACAGTCAGCAGGCCGCGTGTGGAGGTTGGTTGCGCGGAGGGGACGAGcgtgattaatttgaaatagatgtgaggggttatttgtaaaaagatgacgtggAACGACCATTAAAActgatgctttaatatagtagatatatatatatataggataaaggtaatggaagccctaggCTTCGATTAGTAGGGGAAGTCCCAGCCAGGACGCAGATAGGCCACCACCCGCGCGATTGTGTCAGCATTTATGATAGTATAATCGAATTATAGAATTTGCATATATCATGCAACGAATCTGGGAAGGCAGTTCACCTATGCATGCGTCAACATTTATACCGGGATAAATAGATTGAATAATGTGCATAAACCATGCAAAAAGAATCTGTTGATGCGCAAATCATGTGTGACGACTTTACAAGTTTGTTCAGTGTTTACAACTGCATAAGAACATGAAACGTAACAACATAAACCATGCAATATCGCGACGTCAGACCATTTATGCTATTGTATATACGTGACCAGTTTGTGCGTAGATCTGGGTTGGATTGAGATTAGGAAAGTAGTGCTGTAAATTCGCGATAAATGTGGGACGGTTACCGCATAAAACGTTGATCTGTTTCGTTACGACGAATGAGGCACAAATTACAACGCGAAAATCACGCGCTCCGATCGTGCTAGGGTTCTGGCTAGGGTGCATTTAAGcataaaacatgaaccaaaataGCGTAAATGAATACAAAATTTATGTAAATTATCGGTCTGTTTTGTAACGGCGAATGTGGCACTTGCTTTTTAGTGTAAGCGTAAAACACAACAAGAAGTATCGTAAAGTTTTGTTTGAAAATGTATAAATCACGATAGTCATAGAAGA
Proteins encoded:
- the LOC103653486 gene encoding uncharacterized protein, translating into MWLKSDIPYISSSISSIEDLCNMKLCLNSERLKKGPLTLMNDKIILDVVERGTWALHMLKYVPSLLFQNTSLLF